Proteins co-encoded in one Streptomyces sp. SLBN-31 genomic window:
- a CDS encoding ferredoxin reductase yields MTERATETSPVFVPPTRFAVPGRIEVSDQGAAHWQTATLTEIRPETPHASTFRFAVPAWTGHLPGQHLMLRLTAEDGYVAQRHYSIASAPDDGGHIELTLDHVDGGEVSGWFHTVARPGDRVEVRGPVSGFFAWPGDRSALLIGAGSGVVPLMSMVRHRRARGLDVPLRLVVSARSPQELIYAREFGAETTAVFTRSAPEGVPVGRLAAAHLAPLLADRPPGGWEAYVCGSNSFAEHASRLLVAAGQPVDRIRIERFG; encoded by the coding sequence GTGACTGAGCGAGCGACCGAGACGTCCCCCGTGTTCGTTCCCCCGACGCGCTTCGCCGTGCCCGGCCGGATCGAGGTGAGCGACCAGGGTGCCGCGCACTGGCAGACCGCCACCCTCACCGAGATCCGGCCCGAGACGCCGCACGCCTCCACGTTCCGCTTCGCGGTGCCGGCCTGGACGGGTCATCTGCCCGGCCAGCACCTGATGCTGCGGCTGACGGCCGAGGACGGCTACGTGGCCCAGCGGCACTACTCGATCGCCTCCGCTCCGGACGACGGCGGGCACATCGAGCTGACCCTCGACCACGTCGACGGCGGCGAGGTCTCGGGCTGGTTCCACACGGTGGCACGACCCGGTGACCGGGTCGAGGTGCGCGGCCCGGTGAGCGGCTTCTTCGCCTGGCCCGGCGACCGGTCCGCGCTGCTCATCGGCGCCGGCTCCGGTGTCGTACCGCTGATGTCGATGGTGCGCCACCGCCGGGCGCGTGGCCTGGACGTGCCGCTGCGGCTGGTGGTGTCGGCACGCAGTCCCCAGGAACTGATCTACGCGAGGGAGTTCGGCGCGGAGACGACGGCGGTCTTCACGCGGAGCGCTCCCGAGGGTGTGCCGGTGGGCCGTCTGGCCGCCGCCCATCTGGCACCGCTCCTGGCCGATCGGCCGCCCGGCGGGTGGGAGGCCTATGTGTGCGGCTCGAACTCCTTCGCCGAGCACGCCTCCCGGCTGCTCGTCGCGGCCGGGCAGCCCGTGGACCGGATCCGCATCGAACGCTTCGGCTGA
- a CDS encoding putative protein N(5)-glutamine methyltransferase produces MPPFPLTSHDSIVTALRAAGCVFAEDEARLILATARTPDELSALVERRAAGLPLELVLGWAEFRGLRIAVEPGVFVPRRRTEFLVEQALAHAPEASVVVDLCCGSGAVGTALATALGAVQLHAADIDPAAVRCARRNIAGAGGRVHEGDLFDALPGDLRGRIDILAANVPYVPTGEVGLLPAEARDHEPLVALDGGSDGLDVLRRVAAQAPDWLAPGGCVLVETSERQAETAVDAFSGAGLRTTTAVSEELYAHVVIGVRP; encoded by the coding sequence ATGCCACCCTTCCCCCTGACCTCCCATGATTCGATCGTGACCGCGCTGCGCGCCGCGGGCTGCGTCTTCGCCGAGGACGAGGCCCGGTTGATCCTCGCCACCGCCCGCACACCGGATGAGCTGTCCGCGCTCGTCGAGCGCCGGGCCGCCGGACTGCCCCTCGAACTCGTCCTGGGCTGGGCCGAGTTCCGCGGACTGCGCATCGCCGTGGAACCCGGCGTCTTCGTGCCCCGCCGCCGTACCGAGTTCCTCGTCGAACAGGCCCTCGCGCACGCCCCCGAGGCATCGGTCGTGGTGGACCTGTGCTGCGGCTCTGGCGCCGTCGGCACCGCCCTGGCCACCGCCCTCGGCGCCGTGCAACTGCACGCCGCCGACATCGACCCGGCCGCCGTGCGCTGCGCCCGCCGCAACATCGCCGGCGCCGGCGGCCGCGTCCACGAGGGAGACCTCTTCGACGCGCTCCCCGGCGACCTGCGCGGCCGGATCGACATCCTCGCGGCCAACGTGCCCTACGTCCCCACCGGCGAGGTCGGCCTGCTGCCCGCGGAGGCCCGCGACCACGAACCGCTCGTCGCCCTCGACGGCGGCTCCGACGGGCTGGACGTCCTGCGCAGGGTCGCCGCACAGGCGCCGGACTGGCTCGCACCGGGTGGCTGTGTGCTGGTGGAGACGAGCGAACGCCAGGCGGAGACGGCCGTCGACGCCTTCTCCGGCGCCGGACTCAGGACCACGACCGCGGTCTCCGAGGAGCTGTACGCGCACGTGGTGATCGGCGTCAGGCCGTAG
- a CDS encoding GNAT family N-acetyltransferase, translating into MSHVLDNPALAALTGPHAHFAERRGRVLRYPVDVSPWLALPDEPDADDWADLAALAGPGAEVPLNGYCPEVPADWEVVFHVEGAQLVDDGLPAAPDAEAVRLGPADVPEMLDLVARTRPGPFLPRTVELGTYLGIRRNGALVAMAGERLRPPGWTEISAVCTDPAFRGEGLATRLILAVAHGIRERGETPFLHTSARNTDAIRLYETLGFRLRRTTAFLAARAPEHLTEGRELAVS; encoded by the coding sequence ATGAGCCACGTCCTGGACAATCCGGCCCTCGCCGCCCTCACCGGCCCGCATGCCCACTTCGCCGAGCGGCGCGGCCGGGTGCTGCGCTACCCGGTGGACGTCTCACCGTGGCTCGCGCTGCCCGACGAGCCCGACGCCGACGACTGGGCCGACCTGGCCGCCCTCGCGGGCCCCGGGGCGGAGGTGCCGCTGAACGGCTACTGCCCCGAGGTCCCCGCCGACTGGGAGGTCGTCTTCCACGTCGAGGGCGCGCAACTCGTCGACGACGGCCTCCCCGCCGCGCCGGACGCGGAGGCCGTCCGTCTCGGCCCCGCCGACGTGCCCGAGATGCTCGACCTCGTCGCGCGCACCCGGCCCGGCCCGTTCCTGCCGCGCACCGTCGAGCTCGGCACCTACCTCGGCATACGCCGGAACGGCGCCCTGGTGGCCATGGCGGGGGAGCGACTGCGTCCGCCGGGCTGGACCGAGATCAGCGCCGTCTGCACCGATCCCGCCTTCCGCGGCGAGGGACTGGCGACCCGGCTGATCCTCGCCGTCGCCCACGGCATCCGCGAGCGCGGCGAGACCCCGTTCCTGCACACCTCCGCCCGCAACACCGACGCCATCCGCCTGTACGAGACCCTCGGCTTCCGGCTCCGCCGCACGACCGCCTTCCTGGCGGCCCGCGCCCCCGAACACCTCACGGAGGGCAGGGAGTTGGCGGTGTCCTAG
- a CDS encoding SpoIIE family protein phosphatase, translated as MGAPGFPVADGHEPVRPSGLLDVLGMASVVLDAEGRIVLWSPQAEELFGYPAQEALGHYAARIMVHEQNLDLVIKLFADVMVTGQSWAGAFPIRRKDGSTRLVEFRNMRLLDDRGDVYALGLCADRSTVRRLERDVALSTRMIAQSPIGLAVLDIDLRYVSVNPALERLNGVPAEKLIGRSTREVLPHLDVDAIEAAALDVLRTGRPLVDRLTVGRTPADPVREHAWTISLYRLEDAVGTVLGVAAMVVDVTEQHRAGIEAEAARRRLAVIADATTRIGTTLELERTARELAEVAVPELADVAAVDLLDAVVAGRRSILGPTEPAVIRALAVRADDAPEALRAADPPGQVARYGSDRLVTECVRTGRPVMLARVEEADLPRIARSAEAAERLARAGVHSYLAVPLIARGEVLGALDLKRTRNALPFTEDDLLLARELASRAAVQIDNARWYQNARDTALTLQRSLLPSHPPVIGGLEVASRYQPAGATSEVGGDWFDVIPLDGGKTALVVGDVMGSGITAAATMGRLRTATNTLASLDLDPARLLEHLDRITEDLDHSIATCVYAIHDPALRQCRIANAGHLPPVRLREGRPPELLELPTGAPLGVGGVAFSTTTVDLGPGDRLVFYTDGLVETRQHPLDERLDALLSLLDGPDRPLEEVCDLLLRTLHQPDNSDDVALLIARVQHP; from the coding sequence ATGGGTGCACCCGGGTTTCCGGTGGCCGACGGCCACGAGCCGGTGCGGCCGAGCGGTCTGCTCGACGTACTCGGCATGGCCTCGGTGGTGCTGGACGCCGAGGGGCGAATCGTGCTGTGGAGCCCGCAGGCCGAGGAGCTGTTCGGCTACCCGGCGCAGGAGGCGCTCGGGCACTACGCGGCCCGCATCATGGTGCACGAGCAGAATCTCGACCTGGTGATCAAACTCTTCGCCGACGTCATGGTCACCGGCCAGAGCTGGGCCGGCGCCTTCCCCATCCGCCGCAAGGACGGCAGCACGCGTCTGGTCGAGTTCCGCAACATGCGGCTGCTGGACGACCGTGGTGACGTCTACGCGCTGGGCCTGTGCGCCGACCGCTCGACGGTACGGCGGCTGGAGCGCGACGTGGCCCTGTCCACGCGCATGATCGCCCAGTCACCCATCGGACTGGCCGTCCTCGACATCGACCTGCGCTACGTCTCCGTGAACCCGGCACTCGAACGGCTCAACGGCGTTCCGGCGGAGAAGCTCATCGGCAGGTCGACGCGCGAGGTGCTGCCGCACCTGGACGTCGACGCCATCGAGGCGGCCGCGCTCGACGTGCTGCGGACCGGCCGCCCGCTCGTGGACCGGCTCACCGTCGGCCGGACCCCGGCGGATCCGGTGCGGGAGCACGCCTGGACGATCTCCCTGTACCGCCTCGAGGACGCCGTCGGCACCGTGCTGGGCGTCGCCGCCATGGTCGTGGACGTCACCGAGCAGCACCGGGCGGGCATCGAGGCCGAGGCCGCGCGGCGGCGGCTGGCCGTCATCGCGGACGCCACGACCCGTATCGGCACCACCCTGGAGCTGGAGCGCACGGCACGCGAGCTGGCCGAGGTGGCCGTGCCGGAGCTCGCCGACGTGGCGGCCGTGGACCTGCTGGACGCGGTGGTGGCGGGCAGACGCAGCATTCTCGGACCGACGGAGCCGGCGGTGATAAGGGCTCTGGCCGTACGCGCGGACGACGCTCCGGAGGCGCTGCGGGCGGCCGACCCGCCCGGGCAGGTGGCCCGCTACGGCTCCGATCGCCTGGTCACCGAGTGCGTGCGCACCGGCCGGCCGGTCATGCTGGCGCGGGTCGAGGAGGCCGACCTGCCGCGCATCGCCCGCTCCGCGGAGGCGGCCGAGCGACTGGCCCGTGCGGGCGTCCACTCCTATCTGGCGGTGCCGTTGATCGCGCGCGGCGAGGTGCTGGGCGCCCTCGACCTCAAGCGCACGCGCAACGCGCTGCCGTTCACCGAGGACGACCTGCTGCTCGCCCGGGAGCTGGCGTCCCGCGCGGCCGTGCAGATCGACAACGCCCGCTGGTACCAGAACGCCCGCGACACCGCCCTGACCCTGCAGCGCAGCCTGCTGCCCAGCCATCCGCCGGTCATCGGCGGTCTGGAGGTGGCCTCCCGCTACCAGCCCGCCGGCGCCACCAGCGAGGTGGGGGGCGACTGGTTCGACGTGATCCCCCTGGACGGAGGGAAGACCGCGCTGGTGGTGGGCGATGTGATGGGCAGCGGCATCACGGCCGCCGCCACCATGGGCCGGCTGCGCACCGCCACCAACACGCTCGCCTCCTTGGACCTCGACCCGGCCAGGCTCCTGGAGCACCTGGACCGCATCACCGAGGACCTGGACCACTCCATCGCCACCTGCGTCTACGCCATCCACGACCCGGCGCTGCGGCAGTGCCGGATCGCCAACGCCGGCCATCTGCCGCCGGTCCGGCTGCGCGAGGGCCGTCCCCCGGAACTGCTCGAACTGCCCACCGGTGCGCCGCTGGGCGTGGGCGGGGTGGCCTTCTCCACCACCACGGTCGACCTCGGCCCCGGCGACCGGCTCGTGTTCTACACCGACGGTCTCGTCGAGACCCGGCAGCACCCTCTCGACGAACGCCTGGACGCGCTGCTGTCCCTGCTCGACGGCCCCGACCGTCCCCTGGAGGAGGTCTGCGACCTGCTGCTGCGCACGCTGCACCAGCCGGACAACTCCGACGACGTGGCCCTGCTCATCGCCCGCGTGCAGCACCCGTAG
- a CDS encoding MarR family winged helix-turn-helix transcriptional regulator, giving the protein MDADEAVETIQREMTAFARRARASAGRMHPELSLVSYTLLGHLEESGGCRATDLAAHYALDKSTVSRQVAALERARLVERRLDPDDHRVQVLHLTEKGRRILAQVTDSRRAAFRERLADWPEEDLRRFAGYLARYNAWATRGAEG; this is encoded by the coding sequence GTGGACGCGGACGAGGCGGTGGAGACGATCCAGCGCGAGATGACGGCTTTCGCCCGGCGCGCCCGGGCCTCGGCGGGGCGCATGCATCCCGAGCTGTCGCTCGTGTCGTACACGCTGCTCGGGCACCTGGAGGAGAGCGGCGGCTGCCGGGCGACCGACCTGGCGGCCCACTACGCCCTGGACAAGTCCACGGTGAGCCGTCAGGTGGCGGCGCTGGAGCGGGCCCGGCTCGTCGAGCGGCGCCTGGATCCGGACGATCACCGTGTGCAGGTCCTGCACCTGACCGAGAAGGGCCGCCGCATCCTCGCCCAGGTGACCGACAGCCGCCGGGCCGCGTTCCGCGAGCGGCTGGCGGACTGGCCGGAGGAGGACCTGCGGCGGTTCGCCGGGTACCTGGCGCGGTACAACGCGTGGGCGACGCGAGGCGCGGAGGGGTAG
- a CDS encoding DUF3592 domain-containing protein, whose amino-acid sequence MRTRVRGWRWRRNPLRRRSDVVEAWTVLAVAVLLLVAAPLAGAVAGWWAHDHARAVAAADRAERHRVRAEVVGTPPDRPTTTPGGRDHSYPVEVRWTDRAARTHTTQARVPAGTRRGDTVDVWFDSRERSVPPPPGDSQIWQHTVTIGTCAAGGAAAVVLLANAVVRRVATRHRLAEWERAWARTEPQWTRRQAGGP is encoded by the coding sequence ATGCGAACCCGGGTGCGCGGCTGGCGCTGGCGGCGCAATCCGCTGCGGCGCCGGTCGGACGTCGTGGAGGCGTGGACGGTGCTGGCCGTCGCCGTGCTGCTGCTCGTGGCCGCCCCCCTGGCGGGGGCGGTGGCCGGCTGGTGGGCACACGACCACGCGCGGGCCGTGGCGGCCGCGGACCGGGCCGAACGCCATCGGGTGCGGGCGGAGGTCGTCGGCACGCCGCCCGACAGGCCCACGACGACACCGGGCGGGCGCGACCACTCGTACCCCGTGGAGGTGCGCTGGACGGATCGGGCGGCCAGGACGCACACCACGCAGGCGCGCGTCCCGGCGGGCACCCGGCGCGGCGACACCGTCGACGTGTGGTTCGACTCCCGGGAGCGCAGCGTTCCCCCGCCGCCCGGGGACAGCCAGATCTGGCAGCACACCGTCACCATCGGCACGTGCGCCGCGGGCGGCGCGGCCGCCGTGGTGCTTCTGGCCAACGCCGTGGTCCGCCGGGTCGCCACCCGCCACCGGCTGGCCGAGTGGGAGCGCGCATGGGCGCGCACCGAGCCGCAGTGGACGCGACGGCAGGCCGGGGGACCCTGA
- a CDS encoding sulfite oxidase-like oxidoreductase — translation MNVTRGFTGRPRVPDPGLPPGQYDAGDDWPVLSAEVTPELAAADWTFRVDGLVERPLTWDWAQAHALPGSAYKGDIHCVTGWSRFGVRFAGVSLDAFLDEARPLASATHAVAYAHTGYTTSLPLTDLTGGRAWIAWEYDGEPLPAEHGGPARLLVPHLYFWKSAKWIAGIRLLDHDEPGFWERNGYHERGNPWEEQRYSGD, via the coding sequence ATGAACGTCACCCGAGGCTTCACCGGGCGCCCCCGCGTCCCCGATCCGGGCCTGCCGCCCGGCCAGTACGACGCGGGCGACGACTGGCCCGTCCTGTCCGCCGAGGTCACGCCCGAACTGGCGGCGGCCGACTGGACCTTCCGCGTCGACGGACTGGTGGAGCGGCCACTGACCTGGGACTGGGCGCAGGCGCACGCGCTGCCCGGGTCGGCGTACAAGGGCGACATCCACTGTGTGACGGGCTGGTCCAGGTTCGGCGTGCGGTTCGCGGGCGTATCTCTGGACGCCTTTCTCGACGAGGCGCGGCCCCTGGCGTCGGCCACCCACGCCGTCGCCTACGCGCACACCGGGTACACCACCAGCCTCCCCCTGACGGACCTGACCGGCGGGAGGGCCTGGATCGCCTGGGAGTACGACGGCGAGCCGCTCCCCGCCGAACACGGCGGTCCCGCACGGCTGTTGGTGCCGCATCTGTACTTCTGGAAGAGCGCCAAGTGGATAGCGGGCATCCGGCTCCTGGACCACGACGAGCCGGGCTTCTGGGAGCGGAACGGCTACCACGAACGCGGCAACCCGTGGGAGGAGCAGCGGTACTCCGGTGACTGA